The genomic region CTATCCtttctcagacagagggtgtgAGTGTGCGTCTGAGGATGTGAGACAGATCGCCGCATGGGGAGAGCTGAGGGGGGGGGATGAGAGGGAAAGATCTGCTGAGGGCAAATTTCCATTCTGCCAAAgtctggaggaaaaaaaacaaatgacaaacttCACCCTGCCCAAGAGTTACATCACAATGACCCTCATAATATAATCCTCTCGCAGGACTCTGTGCAGCCTATTAGATCACACTCACTACAAAGACCAGCGTCCTTTTGGTTAATAATTACCACTGTGAGTTTTTAGTTAACATCCAACTGCAGGTTACGTCAATTGCAGTCTGTAACCAATGGTCAGCGTTCAGGAATTGGTCAATGAACAAATAAACTTGGAAGCAAATGTTGATCTGTGAGTAGTGATACATGAAAGGGTGCCCTCTGGTGTTGAGTAAGAATAATGGCGTCAAAATCTACACTGACGACAAGTTTAGGATTTCAATTTAGTAGAATTTAGAAGGGAAAATGCTGTAATAACTGGAACGAATTTGTTTGACTTTGCCCAATACACGCAAAgctagaaaaataaaatcacaaaaccCATCTTAACCTGGGTTGCATGTGAATCCAGCCAAGGGGCAAATCACATAACAGGCCTTTGAAGAAGCTCACATGCTTGTCATCTAACATTTACTCAGGCTAAATGACTGCGTAATCCTTGTTTCAACTATTAAACAAGTCAACAAGTCGAGGTTATTTACTCCAAGTGTTTACCACACTGTAGTTGAGCAGAGCCCAAAAGTCAGCGCATGAGGAAGGGCATGGGGAATACAAAAGCACAAACATCCAGACGCTAAACACTAGTTGCTGGACAACAGATCATGAAAAACAGAGTCTGCACACGAGGCCATGCTCCCATGAACATATATTTAACGTAATTACCATAGAGTGGTGgtaattatattaaattaaattacatataTGTTCATGGGAGCATAGTCTTGTGTGCGAACTCTGTTTTTTCCGTCTTTTACAAATCATTTTTGCGCACTGCAAGAAGTGTGTGCCAAACAATGCCATctttgtaataaaaataaacaagttcAGGTTAaatattcaatgtttttataaCAATGCATGAGAGTTAAACACTACATAcagcatgtttatttttttcattttgacccAAAAACTTCAACCTTGTTTCAAACACAATACAATAAAGACAGTTGTGACTGTAGTATACAAAGTGCTGCTACATTGTGATGTATCATCCATAAATGTGGAGTTTCACAAATGAAAATACCACATGAAAGTTTGGAATTTGTTCATTTCAGTGCCAGCTTTGTTTATTGATATCtgccacacacaaaaaaaaatgtttgaagaaCTCCTCTGTGGGTGCTGTCCTGATTTCTCCTCTCTCAGGAACTTCAACAAAGAAGACAAAGCTCTACGATTGATAGTATAAAGAGTCCTGACCTTTGATCTTCTGCACGACAAGCATTTTTTGCGCACGCATTTTGGCAGTTATCCCGTTTGGTTGTGATATAATGCAATCTTTCTTCCTACTTTCAGTTTAGATTTTTAGAAAGTGAGTTGGTAAATGCCTCATTGATGTTGCTGTTTTCTCTGATAGCATGTGTAAGCAAACTCAGGATCAGTAACTGTATTCACAACTGTAATGTAGCGGAGGTCTGTGACATCGCGTTGTAAATGAAAGTGTTGTTGAAGGGCACAAACTGGTGGCTGATGATCTTGATCGCCTCTTGAGCAGCAGATCCTGAAGAAACACcattgaaacagaaaaaataagcaTATTCATTAGCACTGTACATAGGTAGGATATGCTGTGTCTTAGCATCTTAAATCTCTGTAAAGCGCTACTACATTACCTCCCAAAAATGCAGCGACTGTGTGTGGTTCTGCCGCACCATATCGACAGctgcaggttaaaaaaaacaggtaaaGACAGTTAATAATTTGGCAGTGTTTAACAATACAATCAGTAAACCCAGCAGTGACCATGACTTACAACTCATGGATGTAATCGTCTTTGATGTTGACGTTGAGGCTGTACTCCTGCAGTAGGCTGTTCACGCAGAGCTTCAGTTTGCTGATGTCGTCCTCTACCTGGTAGTTATAAACTCCTGTAAGATGTgggaaagatggaaaaaagaaataagacTCGTACagccattttatttctgtatacTGGCATCAGGAAGAATGATCTACATGTGTTGATGACTTCATTTTATGAAGTTCCATGAGGGTGTTTTACATCTTTAAAGAAAGGTCTGTATAAACCTTGGTCATACCTGGGTAGCGGGAGTGCTGCTGATAGAAGCGATCGACAGCACGAAGCATGAGGTAGAAGACCATCTCGCTATCTGGATTGTCCATGCTTGAGGCTGAGGACACACAGCTATTGTTAACAGGTGAATATACTTACGCTTACcagaagagaaaacaagactGAAAAGCTTAATAAGACAATAAATTGATCTCCAACTTACTGATTTCATCTTTATTTACTGAGTCCACACTATACTCATCAGCCAGAGATCTGCAGTGCACCACCCTCAGAAAGGATGAATTCTTACCTAGACACCGACACAAACACCCACAGTTAGCGATAAACTTATTGCAGGTGCAGCAAAAGTCAAAGGCACAGTCAGAAGAGCACATTATGTTCCACTAATATGCACTGAGTTCTTGACTCCAGAAgggacacacagtgacagagttACAAAGCTTAACTGCAGCCATTCTCggaaaaacacttttgaagTCAGAAAAGGCAACACATGACAGACATGGCGTGTGCTAATAAATTAGTAACAAATGTAACTGATGAATAGATGGCGTGCGGCGGTTTCAATTCACGCATTATGCCGATGTATGTTTATGTGCATGTTTGTCTAACTGTTTACATGGATGATGACAATTTTCAGGCGTTACAGAActaatttgaaaatgtacttacagAAGTGTGACACGTGCATCTCAGTATGAAATAAATGCCTCTAAAAACTCTATGTAGTATGTAGTATGGGCAGCATATTGTGTTAATCAGGTTAAGATCAGATTTGTATGCATGTAAACCCACTTAATATaactaaatattaaaatatgagGGTAAGGGCTCTTAATTAAAGGATGGATTACTTACAGAACAGTTTGATGTCCTTTTCAGAGATGCTCTCTGGTGgctaacagaaaaaaaagtaatggaaATCTATTTTAAGTGACACAATTTTAAGTCTAAAATCTATTAATGCAATTATAATATGGCCGTAAAATGGCTGCATGCAAGACTGACACAAAGGCCAcaatttaacctttatttaaccagaaaaacctcttgagattaaaaatcttttttcaagagtgtcctggccaagacaggcagcaccATAAGTTACAGACACataacacagaacaaaaaaacagaataaaattgAGGGCAAAGAGTTGGAAACGCTGATTTTCAACTGAAATAACAGCAAATTTTGTTGAAGGTCCCCACAGTTAACCACAAAGTTTCATTGCCAAGTTAGTTAAACTTGTTTGGCTGCAGTTGTAGGATCTAggactgtatttattttttgtaggtGCTTTTTTGTGGGATGTGTCACATATTTTCTCTAGACCACTatttattaaatacatttcccTATTTTTACCCTCTTAGCCTTTGATATATGCCACAATGGCAGTATTGTCAAATTGGTTTTAAAGTTGCTGTTGTAATGCATCAAAACAAGTGCTTCCTGGTCACAGCTAATTCATTCGACTTATCAGACATTTATTTTGAGTAGCAATACATTTATTAAGCCCTATATTGAAACCCAGACTAACTTAAATACTCTTGTTTGATAACTACATGGGTTAACAACATACCTTTCCAACAGACTGCAATAGACATTCTACGTGCTTAGAAACAGCTGCTGCATCCTGCATGGCCTTTTCCCtgtaactgaaataaaacacaaaactgagCGCCAACACAAACccacattattaaataaaacactgttggacagagagacacagaaccGAATCCTTTGATCTGAGAactttttaagtatttttctcTTGCAGCTACCACCTGTATATTCCACACTTACACATTTTGAAGGTTGATGAACTTCTCCGAATCTGCAATCATATCTGGGATGGTTCCCCGTACAGGTAGGCTTCCATTGCCCTCATTGACAGTGAACTCCTTGACCGCTCGCAGCATCACAAAGAAGGATGGGGTCTGGGAAACAAGCACCAACATAAAACATGccacacattaaaaaataattggaaaaaaaaaaacgaaaaaaaaaaaaactatttatttGAAATGGTGATATAACtatgtgtgttttcttaatAGAATGGTCTCAGGAAAAGTCAAAAACCTGTGATGTGATGTTGTTACACTGTTCACTGTTGAAGAGGTCTTCAACAGCACTAGGAATCTGcagaaacaagacattagaagAGACTGTAAACTGTGAcactataaaaacagacaaactgtgGGGGTTTAAAAAGTGAGATATGCTGAATGGGACACAAGATAATCGTTAAAAACTCAAGAGTATTTGAGATCTGGCACCTTGGTTGGATTTAATGCAGTATTGACATTCTTAATAGCTTCTTCAAAGTTTTCTTCGTCCTCTGGGACACCATTCTCATTCTTCAGGATCCCTGAAAGAACAGAAAATCACAAATAAGTTTGGTTACAAGCCAAGTCACTGAACCTACTGGCAAAGACAATCCAGAGGTCCACAGATACCTTCTCGAATAAGCTGTCTGAAGGTCTCTTTCTCCTTGTAATTTTTCGGTGGCTGACAATTGTGCTATAAGGACAAAAGTAGAGAGTCATTTCATCATACAGTAATGTAACAAAAGCAGTCAAGCATAGATATCAGTAATGGAGTATTTGTCAGACATCTTGGAACTGGGGAGGCCAC from Epinephelus moara isolate mb chromosome 1, YSFRI_EMoa_1.0, whole genome shotgun sequence harbors:
- the nae1 gene encoding NEDD8-activating enzyme E1 regulatory subunit, which translates into the protein MAATKASKEQKYDRQLRLWGDHGQESLENAHVCLINATATGTEILKNLVLPGIGAFTIVDGHTVSGEDVGNNFFLSNNSIGKNRAQAATELLQELNSDVSGNFVEESPDKLLDNDPEFFHRFTIVIGVQLPESTCLRLGSVLWSASVPFLVCKTYGLIGYMRLVVQEHTVIESHPDNALEDLRLCQPFAEFKNHIQSYDLDSMDKKDHSHTPWIIIVAKHLEKWLSEHNCQPPKNYKEKETFRQLIREGILKNENGVPEDEENFEEAIKNVNTALNPTKIPSAVEDLFNSEQCNNITSQTPSFFVMLRAVKEFTVNEGNGSLPVRGTIPDMIADSEKFINLQNVYREKAMQDAAAVSKHVECLLQSVGKPPESISEKDIKLFCKNSSFLRVVHCRSLADEYSVDSVNKDEITSSMDNPDSEMVFYLMLRAVDRFYQQHSRYPGVYNYQVEDDISKLKLCVNSLLQEYSLNVNIKDDYIHEFCRYGAAEPHTVAAFLGGSAAQEAIKIISHQFVPFNNTFIYNAMSQTSATLQL